In Alkalihalobacillus sp. TS-13, the following are encoded in one genomic region:
- the phnE gene encoding phosphonate ABC transporter, permease protein PhnE, with protein MAWFKRRHLYIALGLIVVIHMSMRATEFDLAKFKDFRNMIDFLSGWFPMNMEILPRMIMESLDTLAMAFLGSFLGLVFALPLAFAAARNTSRSSFLYGFFRISLSFLRSVPEIVFGLIFLTALGLGPFPAVLAIILHNIGVLGKLISELIEAAEVGPQEAMKSVGATGWIANIFSILPQIWPNVLSHYFYRFEVAIRTSLILGFIGGGGIGQQLFNHFKVFAYSSVAIDVLLIMIMVVFVDFAGSKIREKVI; from the coding sequence ATGGCTTGGTTCAAGAGGCGCCACTTATATATTGCGCTAGGTCTTATCGTAGTCATTCACATGAGTATGCGCGCAACAGAGTTCGATCTTGCAAAATTCAAGGATTTTCGGAATATGATTGACTTTTTGTCTGGTTGGTTCCCGATGAATATGGAAATTTTGCCGAGGATGATCATGGAGAGTCTTGATACATTGGCCATGGCATTCCTGGGCAGTTTCCTTGGACTCGTTTTTGCATTGCCACTAGCATTCGCGGCGGCTCGGAACACGAGCCGTTCATCTTTTTTATATGGCTTTTTCCGTATCAGTCTCAGTTTTTTGAGATCGGTACCTGAAATCGTGTTCGGTTTGATCTTTTTGACTGCTTTGGGATTAGGACCATTTCCAGCCGTTCTTGCAATCATCCTTCATAATATTGGTGTGCTCGGAAAACTGATTTCAGAACTGATCGAAGCAGCGGAAGTCGGTCCTCAAGAAGCGATGAAATCTGTTGGTGCAACAGGGTGGATTGCGAATATCTTTTCGATTCTCCCACAAATTTGGCCGAATGTATTATCGCATTATTTCTATAGGTTCGAAGTAGCAATCCGGACATCACTCATTTTGGGCTTTATCGGCGGAGGAGGTATCGGGCAGCAGTTGTTCAACCATTTTAAAGTATTCGCTTATTCTTCCGTAGCGATTGATGTGCTTCTGATCATGATCATGGTGGTCTTTGTGGACTTCGCAGGCAGTAAAATCAGGGAAAAGGTGATTTGA
- the phnC gene encoding phosphonate ABC transporter ATP-binding protein, with protein sequence MEKGPIIKLEHVTVRYRRSDKDALSDFNLELHPGEFICVLGKSGAGKSTMIRCLNGLHMPTGGSVNFLGEDITKLNESALRKVRTNMGMIFQHFNLIPRLSVMQNVLTGTFGKRNDLKNLIGYFSKVEKEEALRAISSVELTDHQYKRVEHLSGGQKQRVAIARALLQKPKVFLGDEPVASLDPGTANRIFNLIQRIHKKHELVTLINVHDVTLAKRYATRVLALKDGKLIYDGPPDGVSEEWLSRIYDE encoded by the coding sequence ATGGAGAAGGGACCAATTATCAAGCTTGAACATGTAACTGTCCGATATCGACGTTCAGATAAAGATGCATTATCTGATTTCAATCTGGAGCTCCATCCGGGGGAATTTATTTGTGTATTAGGGAAAAGCGGTGCAGGGAAGTCGACGATGATCCGTTGTTTGAATGGTTTACACATGCCAACAGGAGGAAGCGTCAACTTTCTAGGAGAAGATATCACCAAGCTTAATGAATCAGCCCTAAGGAAAGTACGCACAAACATGGGAATGATTTTCCAGCATTTCAACCTCATTCCTCGTCTATCTGTTATGCAAAATGTGCTAACAGGTACGTTCGGAAAAAGAAACGATTTGAAAAATTTGATCGGCTATTTTTCAAAAGTGGAAAAAGAAGAGGCGCTCAGGGCGATCAGTAGTGTGGAATTGACAGATCATCAGTATAAAAGGGTGGAACATTTAAGTGGAGGACAAAAGCAGCGTGTGGCCATAGCGCGTGCATTGCTTCAGAAGCCCAAAGTGTTTCTCGGAGATGAACCTGTCGCAAGTCTCGATCCAGGGACAGCGAATCGTATCTTTAATCTCATCCAGCGGATCCACAAGAAACATGAGCTTGTTACACTCATCAATGTCCATGATGTGACATTAGCCAAACGGTATGCGACAAGAGTACTCGCCTTGAAGGACGGAAAGCTGATCTATGATGGCCCACCAGATGGCGTATCGGAAGAGTGGCTCAGCCGGATTTATGATGAATAG
- a CDS encoding MarR family winged helix-turn-helix transcriptional regulator — translation MNKQDNTQNIEEIRYLFIVMARQFGLLQKESSQCCGVTMVQSHILYEIKMMSHLSLNDLAKRLGLDNSTTSRHVHGLVEKGYVQRQSDPNDRRYVTLGLTEQGAKLEEKISLITSNYITDLFSQLPEGKMDSISSELKLLTEAMCRSEFCCQPPL, via the coding sequence ATGAATAAACAGGATAACACACAAAATATTGAGGAAATCAGATATTTATTTATCGTCATGGCTCGGCAATTTGGCCTACTTCAAAAGGAAAGTTCTCAATGTTGCGGGGTGACAATGGTCCAGAGTCATATCCTTTACGAAATTAAAATGATGAGCCATCTATCCCTAAATGATTTGGCAAAAAGACTGGGGTTAGACAACAGTACCACCAGCCGTCATGTTCACGGACTGGTCGAAAAAGGATATGTACAGCGACAATCGGATCCTAATGATCGTCGTTATGTGACCCTTGGCTTAACCGAACAAGGTGCTAAGCTTGAAGAAAAAATCAGCCTAATCACATCAAATTACATTACAGATCTTTTCAGCCAACTTCCAGAAGGTAAAATGGATTCCATTTCTTCTGAATTAAAGTTGTTGACCGAAGCGATGTGTCGGAGTGAATTTTGTTGCCAGCCACCTCTCTAA
- a CDS encoding NAD(P)/FAD-dependent oxidoreductase has translation MYDAIVIGAGQGGLAAGYYLKRNKLDYLILEASDQTAGSWPKYYDSLTLFSPIRYSSLPGLAIPGHPDSYPLKEEVIRYLNKYRTHFNLHVKTNKKVIGVSKNSRSFTVTIQDGTTYQAKAIINATGAFNHPYIPHIEGEEFFEGRVLHTYQYKRPESFEGERVLVVGGRNSAVQVAVELARVAEVSLATRTPIKYLPQKFLGKDGHFWGRVIGVDTFPIGLWKTVRDKEPVIDLGGFKQSIEVDRNPDQRTMFKKFTKNGVEWTDGNIERIDSVIFATGFKPTFPYLESLPEAVGEDGFALQRGGISTTIEGLYYVGLHWQRNHASATLRGVGPDAKFILKRLKKYLRSIQNN, from the coding sequence ATGTATGATGCCATCGTTATAGGAGCTGGTCAGGGTGGTTTAGCAGCAGGATATTACCTGAAACGAAATAAACTGGATTATCTAATTTTGGAAGCGAGTGACCAGACTGCCGGTTCTTGGCCAAAGTATTATGATAGTTTGACCTTATTTTCACCAATTCGCTACTCTTCACTACCAGGTTTGGCAATTCCAGGACACCCGGATAGTTATCCACTGAAAGAGGAGGTTATCCGATATTTGAATAAATACCGAACACATTTCAACCTCCATGTAAAAACAAACAAAAAAGTCATTGGTGTTTCCAAAAATAGTCGATCTTTTACTGTCACTATTCAGGATGGTACTACGTATCAAGCGAAAGCTATAATAAATGCCACCGGTGCTTTTAATCATCCTTATATCCCTCATATAGAAGGTGAAGAATTCTTCGAGGGAAGAGTTCTCCATACCTATCAATACAAACGACCAGAATCCTTTGAAGGGGAAAGGGTATTGGTTGTCGGGGGAAGAAATTCTGCTGTCCAGGTTGCTGTTGAACTAGCCCGTGTAGCAGAAGTAAGTCTTGCAACAAGGACACCGATTAAGTATTTACCACAGAAGTTTCTCGGTAAGGATGGTCATTTCTGGGGACGTGTTATTGGTGTCGACACATTTCCAATTGGCCTGTGGAAAACAGTAAGGGATAAAGAACCCGTAATTGATCTTGGTGGATTCAAACAGTCTATTGAGGTTGATCGAAACCCCGATCAACGAACGATGTTCAAGAAATTTACAAAGAATGGCGTAGAGTGGACAGATGGCAATATCGAACGAATCGACTCAGTCATATTTGCCACGGGCTTTAAACCAACTTTCCCTTACTTGGAATCCTTACCAGAGGCAGTTGGAGAGGATGGTTTTGCACTTCAGAGAGGCGGGATCAGTACGACCATTGAAGGATTGTATTATGTTGGTCTGCACTGGCAAAGAAATCATGCATCCGCAACACTGCGGGGGGTTGGACCTGATGCAAAATTCATTCTGAAACGGCTGAAGAAATATTTACGCTCCATCCAAAATAATTGA
- a CDS encoding MFS transporter, whose product MRQINNKTLVKLVGLITAVCGLGDAMLFIVLPIYYPDFGLTFLWQVGVLLSINRFIRLPINPLVGWFYLRMSKRAGLLLAVLLAIGTTFSYGWLQNFWLLFIARCVWGVAWSFLRLGGYLTVLEASSNHNRGHFIGIYNGLAGLGGLVGMLAGGLMTDLINIKIVTNTFSMITLLVIPFVIKYIPSSVPTSKMEKGWITQKRGYSSIWKTKDFLIVLGSGLLIPLVVHGVFASTLSTMISKQLSSIPEVAGVGIGAASLAGIIQAIR is encoded by the coding sequence ATGCGACAAATAAACAACAAAACCCTTGTTAAGTTGGTGGGCCTAATAACGGCCGTCTGTGGTTTGGGCGATGCGATGCTTTTTATCGTCTTACCCATCTATTACCCTGATTTCGGGCTGACATTTTTGTGGCAGGTCGGCGTCCTCCTGTCTATTAACCGGTTTATCCGGCTTCCAATCAACCCTCTTGTTGGTTGGTTTTATCTGAGAATGAGTAAACGAGCGGGGCTTCTTCTTGCAGTTTTGTTAGCAATAGGAACCACTTTTTCATACGGTTGGCTGCAAAATTTCTGGCTATTGTTCATTGCGCGTTGCGTGTGGGGAGTGGCTTGGTCGTTTCTACGTCTTGGCGGATACCTTACAGTTTTGGAGGCTTCATCTAATCACAATCGTGGTCATTTCATTGGCATATACAATGGACTAGCTGGATTAGGGGGATTAGTTGGAATGCTAGCTGGTGGTTTGATGACAGACCTGATCAACATAAAGATTGTAACGAATACCTTTAGTATGATTACACTGCTGGTCATTCCCTTCGTTATCAAATATATACCTTCTTCAGTCCCGACTTCCAAAATGGAAAAAGGATGGATTACCCAAAAAAGAGGTTATTCATCTATTTGGAAAACGAAGGATTTCCTGATTGTTTTAGGATCTGGCCTATTAATCCCTTTGGTTGTCCATGGTGTATTTGCTTCCACTTTAAGTACTATGATTTCGAAGCAATTATCTTCCATTCCTGAAGTTGCAGGTGTTGGAATAGGTGCTGCTTCATTAGCAGGAATCATTCAAGCAATACGTTAG
- the metC gene encoding cystathionine beta-lyase: MSHQNQLSFETKLLHNDHKIDRATGSVSVPIHPSSTYHQFDIDEFGKYDYSRSLNPTREALEETIASLEEGSRGFAFASGMSAISTAFLLLSQGDHVLISEDVYGGTYRMVTEVLSRYGIDHTFVDMTDLSEVEKQIRPNTKVIYVETPSNPLLKVTDIESIAKLAKQADALTFVDNTFLTPAIQKPLALGADVVLHSATKFLSGHSDVVAGLAVVKDEAIGDKLAFLQNSFGAVLGAQDSWLVLRGLKTLHVRLEKSMESAKKIARHLQGHLLVKHVYYPGLSGHNGYHLQNSQATGAGAVLSFELENEHVLRSFVKKVQLPVFAVSLGAVESILSYPAKMSHAAMPEVERRRRGITNSLLRLSVGLEHPDDLIQDFETALEHQVNIAATPGF, from the coding sequence ATGAGTCACCAAAATCAACTATCATTTGAAACGAAGCTCCTTCACAATGATCATAAAATCGATCGAGCAACAGGCTCAGTCAGTGTACCGATCCACCCCTCTTCTACCTATCACCAGTTCGATATTGACGAGTTCGGAAAATACGATTACAGTCGTTCATTGAATCCCACAAGGGAGGCATTGGAAGAGACTATTGCCTCGTTAGAAGAAGGCTCGAGAGGTTTCGCCTTTGCATCCGGAATGTCAGCAATCTCAACCGCTTTCCTCCTTTTGTCGCAAGGTGACCACGTTCTCATCTCAGAGGACGTATACGGCGGCACCTATCGGATGGTAACCGAGGTCTTGTCAAGATATGGGATTGACCATACATTTGTCGACATGACCGATCTTTCAGAGGTTGAAAAGCAGATCCGTCCAAATACAAAAGTTATTTATGTAGAGACGCCTTCGAATCCATTGCTGAAGGTTACAGACATCGAATCGATCGCAAAGCTGGCAAAACAAGCAGACGCTCTTACCTTCGTTGATAATACGTTTTTGACACCAGCGATACAAAAGCCTTTGGCACTTGGAGCAGATGTTGTATTGCATAGTGCGACTAAATTCCTGTCAGGTCATAGTGATGTCGTAGCCGGTCTAGCCGTCGTTAAAGATGAGGCGATCGGAGATAAATTAGCATTCTTACAAAACTCATTCGGCGCAGTTCTCGGAGCTCAAGATTCATGGCTGGTCCTCCGCGGACTGAAAACACTTCATGTAAGACTTGAAAAATCGATGGAATCAGCAAAAAAAATTGCACGCCATCTCCAAGGACATTTATTGGTGAAGCACGTATACTATCCTGGACTTTCAGGTCACAATGGTTATCACTTGCAAAATAGTCAGGCAACTGGAGCAGGAGCCGTCCTTTCTTTTGAGCTTGAAAATGAACACGTCTTACGATCATTCGTTAAAAAGGTGCAATTGCCTGTATTTGCAGTTAGTCTCGGGGCTGTCGAATCAATCCTCTCTTATCCTGCAAAAATGTCACATGCTGCAATGCCAGAAGTGGAACGGAGACGAAGAGGAATCACGAATTCGTTGTTGCGATTATCGGTCGGTCTTGAACATCCAGATGACCTCATCCAGGATTTTGAGACAGCCCTGGAACACCAGGTCAACATCGCAGCCACACCAGGCTTTTGA
- a CDS encoding methionine biosynthesis PLP-dependent protein produces the protein MYTFETKLAQIGNRSENVTGTVNPPVYFSTAYRHDGIGQSSDYDYIRTGNPTRKILEETIADLEGGDQGFACSSGMSAILTLLSLFQSGDEFIVCKDLYGGTYRLFEKGFRKWGLNCKYVDTVDPAAIEHIITDKTKAIFIETPTNPLMEETDIPTVAAIAKEHGLLLIVDNTFYTPLLQRPIELGADIVIHSATKYLGGHNDVLAGLIVAKGKELCDALADHHNAAGAVLSPFDSWLLMRGMKTLSLRMEKHQINAQQIADYLSKHEAVTDVLYPGRGGMLSFRIIDESCINPLLQSLSLIAFAESLGGVESFITYPATQTHADVPEEIRTKNGVCNRLLRFSVGIEDADDLIKDLEQSLTKACTEVLT, from the coding sequence ATGTACACATTCGAAACGAAACTAGCCCAGATCGGAAACCGCAGTGAGAACGTCACAGGAACTGTCAATCCACCTGTATACTTCTCAACTGCATACCGACATGATGGAATCGGTCAATCATCCGATTATGATTATATCCGGACAGGAAATCCAACACGAAAAATTCTTGAAGAGACCATCGCCGATCTTGAAGGCGGTGATCAAGGGTTCGCCTGCAGCTCCGGGATGTCTGCAATCTTGACATTGCTCTCGTTGTTCCAGTCAGGAGATGAATTCATTGTTTGTAAAGATTTATATGGCGGAACTTACAGGCTCTTTGAAAAAGGTTTCCGTAAATGGGGGCTTAACTGCAAGTATGTCGATACGGTAGACCCCGCAGCGATTGAACATATCATCACAGACAAAACCAAAGCGATTTTCATCGAGACGCCGACCAATCCGCTTATGGAAGAGACAGATATCCCAACCGTTGCTGCGATTGCGAAGGAACATGGCTTATTGCTCATTGTCGACAACACCTTCTACACACCTCTATTGCAACGGCCGATTGAGCTTGGGGCGGATATCGTCATCCATAGTGCTACCAAATATTTGGGAGGTCATAATGACGTCCTTGCTGGCTTGATCGTCGCAAAAGGAAAAGAACTGTGCGATGCTCTCGCAGACCACCATAATGCGGCAGGTGCAGTGTTGAGTCCATTCGATTCCTGGTTGTTGATGAGAGGGATGAAAACATTATCTTTACGCATGGAAAAACATCAGATAAACGCGCAGCAGATCGCAGATTACTTGTCGAAACACGAAGCTGTCACCGATGTCCTTTACCCCGGTCGAGGCGGAATGCTTTCTTTCCGGATCATCGATGAATCCTGTATCAATCCGCTTTTACAATCACTGTCACTGATAGCCTTTGCGGAGAGCCTAGGCGGGGTCGAAAGCTTCATCACTTACCCTGCCACACAGACACATGCAGATGTACCAGAAGAAATACGCACGAAAAACGGTGTTTGTAACAGACTACTCCGGTTTTCTGTGGGAATAGAAGATGCTGATGATCTCATAAAAGATTTAGAGCAATCACTAACAAAAGCATGTACGGAGGTTTTAACATGA
- the selD gene encoding selenide, water dikinase SelD translates to MSKEEKIRLTTLSSKGGUGCKIGPEDLAQVLRHLPEREKDPNLLVGLDTSDDAGVYKLTDDLAIIQTVDFFTPIVDDPYHFGQIAAANSLSDVYAMGGKPTTVLNILGYPIKSLGPEILAEILKGASDKVHESGAVIAGGHSIDDNEPKFGLSVTGIAHPDKIFKNVGAQPGDALVLTKPIGVGIQTTAIKSERLTDEQLERVTTTMATLNKTAAEELADFYPNAVTDVTGFGLLGHASEMARGSDVSMHIQYGNVPILEGTTVLAEAGVVPGGTKANHRWIADDVDYDGLNELHQWILCDAVTSGGLLISMPEAEAKQYVERMKEKGVEATSIIGKVTEKQERYLYASK, encoded by the coding sequence ATGAGTAAAGAAGAGAAAATCCGATTGACAACACTATCATCTAAAGGTGGCTGAGGATGCAAAATCGGTCCTGAAGACCTGGCGCAAGTCTTGCGTCATTTACCTGAAAGAGAAAAAGACCCCAACCTTCTTGTAGGTTTAGATACATCTGATGATGCGGGAGTCTATAAACTGACAGATGATCTTGCCATCATCCAGACGGTCGATTTTTTCACACCGATTGTTGATGATCCTTATCATTTCGGTCAAATCGCGGCAGCTAATTCATTGAGTGATGTGTATGCCATGGGCGGAAAACCGACGACAGTGCTGAATATCCTTGGGTACCCGATCAAATCACTAGGTCCAGAAATCCTGGCAGAAATACTTAAAGGGGCTTCTGATAAAGTACACGAGTCCGGTGCCGTAATCGCCGGAGGCCATTCAATCGACGATAATGAACCGAAATTCGGACTTTCCGTCACAGGGATCGCCCACCCGGATAAAATCTTTAAAAATGTTGGAGCACAACCTGGTGACGCTCTGGTTTTGACAAAGCCGATCGGGGTCGGAATCCAGACAACGGCAATCAAAAGCGAACGATTGACGGATGAACAGCTAGAACGGGTTACGACAACAATGGCAACCCTTAATAAAACAGCCGCTGAAGAGTTAGCTGATTTCTATCCGAATGCGGTAACGGATGTCACTGGTTTCGGACTATTGGGACATGCTTCAGAAATGGCTCGAGGCAGCGATGTGTCGATGCACATCCAATACGGCAACGTTCCTATCCTAGAAGGTACGACAGTACTCGCAGAAGCTGGCGTAGTCCCAGGGGGCACGAAAGCGAATCATCGCTGGATTGCAGACGATGTGGACTATGATGGGTTGAATGAACTTCACCAGTGGATCCTTTGTGATGCTGTAACGTCAGGCGGCTTGTTGATCAGCATGCCTGAAGCAGAAGCGAAACAGTATGTAGAACGAATGAAGGAAAAAGGTGTAGAAGCGACCTCTATCATTGGAAAAGTGACTGAAAAGCAAGAACGATATTTATATGCGAGCAAATAA
- the selA gene encoding L-seryl-tRNA(Sec) selenium transferase — MKEQLRLLPAVHTIQTDARFQDMIENGGFSQNGLTVMIQEQLEAVRKQILAGNRLPCETKQEMVDIIFDQLNERLNSSTVHKIRPVINATGVVIHTNLGRSRLSENAIEKMTEVARHYSNLEYNITKGIRGSRHDLVEELICDLTGSEAAMVVNNNAAAVFLVLRSLAAGKNVVVSRGELVEIGGSFRVSSIMEESGAVLKEVGTTNKTHVQDYEHAIDEGTAMLMKVHTSNFKVIGFTASVPAEKLVDIAKQHEDVLTYEDLGSGALYDFRADGIGEEPVVKEVLSSGVDLVTFSGDKLLGGPQCGVIAGKRSLIQKLKKHQLARVLRVDKFTLASLEATLLPYKYDRIAEIPTVRDIIQPVEEIQEQAERFIEGVRTIENMTVNLEESVSMIGGGTMPEVELPTYVVSVKHESLSSKALFAKLRGAETPVIGRIKEEQFILDFRTVTYDEQDQMVKIFNEIFV, encoded by the coding sequence ATGAAGGAACAACTACGTTTACTTCCAGCTGTCCACACCATCCAGACTGATGCCCGTTTTCAGGATATGATCGAAAACGGAGGATTTTCGCAAAATGGTCTCACGGTCATGATCCAGGAACAGTTGGAAGCGGTACGCAAACAGATTTTAGCTGGAAATCGGCTGCCTTGTGAAACAAAGCAAGAAATGGTCGATATCATCTTCGATCAGCTAAACGAGAGATTAAATTCTTCAACAGTACATAAAATCCGACCAGTGATCAATGCAACTGGTGTCGTGATCCATACAAACTTAGGACGGTCCCGTTTAAGTGAAAATGCAATTGAAAAGATGACAGAAGTAGCCCGTCATTACTCGAATCTGGAATATAACATTACTAAAGGTATTAGAGGCTCCAGGCATGATTTAGTAGAAGAATTGATTTGTGACCTCACTGGATCCGAAGCGGCAATGGTCGTTAATAACAATGCGGCAGCAGTTTTCCTTGTACTGAGATCGCTTGCGGCTGGTAAAAATGTCGTCGTTTCCAGAGGCGAGCTCGTGGAAATCGGTGGTTCGTTTCGTGTGTCTTCGATCATGGAGGAAAGCGGGGCAGTCCTTAAAGAAGTAGGGACCACCAATAAAACGCATGTGCAAGACTACGAACATGCGATTGATGAAGGAACGGCTATGCTTATGAAGGTCCACACGAGTAATTTTAAAGTGATCGGATTTACAGCGTCTGTTCCAGCTGAAAAACTCGTTGACATAGCGAAGCAGCACGAAGATGTTTTGACTTATGAGGACTTGGGCAGTGGTGCTTTATATGATTTCCGGGCTGACGGAATTGGGGAGGAACCGGTTGTAAAAGAGGTGCTATCTTCAGGAGTTGATCTTGTTACATTCAGTGGCGATAAACTACTCGGTGGACCTCAATGCGGGGTTATTGCCGGTAAAAGATCATTAATCCAAAAGCTGAAAAAGCATCAGCTCGCACGTGTCTTACGCGTCGATAAATTCACCCTGGCTTCCCTTGAAGCAACGTTGCTTCCCTATAAGTATGATCGTATCGCAGAGATTCCGACTGTACGGGATATTATCCAGCCAGTTGAAGAAATACAGGAACAAGCAGAGCGGTTCATAGAAGGTGTCAGAACGATTGAAAACATGACGGTTAACCTTGAAGAGAGTGTTTCGATGATCGGTGGGGGGACGATGCCGGAAGTCGAGTTGCCGACTTATGTCGTATCCGTAAAACATGAATCGCTGTCGAGTAAGGCGTTGTTTGCGAAATTACGTGGTGCAGAAACGCCTGTCATCGGGAGGATCAAAGAGGAGCAGTTCATTTTGGATTTCCGTACAGTGACGTACGACGAACAAGATCAGATGGTGAAAATATTCAACGAAATTTTTGTTTAA
- a CDS encoding small acid-soluble spore protein P yields MTERNTSKDQRKNAPKGENPGQPEPLDGSKKVKNRNHTRQNHGGRM; encoded by the coding sequence ATGACTGAAAGGAACACTTCTAAAGACCAAAGGAAAAACGCACCTAAGGGCGAAAATCCTGGACAACCAGAACCGTTGGATGGGTCAAAAAAAGTGAAAAACCGTAATCATACAAGACAAAATCACGGCGGACGGATGTAA
- the sspO gene encoding small acid-soluble spore protein O, whose protein sequence is MAKPKRGNNQKEISVEQAVQQPTQFDHEYANEPLTEAERQNNKKRKKNQ, encoded by the coding sequence ATGGCAAAACCTAAACGAGGGAATAATCAAAAGGAAATCTCCGTTGAGCAAGCAGTCCAGCAGCCAACCCAATTCGATCATGAATATGCCAATGAGCCTTTGACAGAAGCAGAAAGGCAGAATAATAAAAAGCGGAAAAAGAATCAATGA